One window from the genome of Haladaptatus paucihalophilus DX253 encodes:
- the hutI gene encoding imidazolonepropionase has protein sequence MTDSEPNENDLTALVHDAKQVVTVEDDGSLGIYEDAAIAVVDGDVARIGATGPVTREFPPENATHVVDASGKAVIPGFVDPHTHALFAGDRSDEFEAKLQGKTYGEILSDGGGILRTVRAVRKASDEELLSNLLSHLDTMLAHGTTTVEVKSGYGLDTETELRMLDVIARADDHHAVDVVPTFMGAHAIPEGRDADDYVDEVVEKQIPAVVEQGVAEFCDVFCEEGVFTVPQSRRVLKTGEEQGLTPKVHAEELAHIGGSQLAANLGATSADHLLYATDDDIAALTDAGVVPVLLPGTAFGLGAEFADARAFLDAGAPVAIATDFNPNCHSQSMGFASSLACVEMGMTPAEALVAGTKHAAMALDIGDGTGTLQPGTPADIAVIDAPSYVHVPYNFGVNTVETVLKNGEVVHHE, from the coding sequence ATGACCGACTCGGAACCGAACGAAAACGACCTCACCGCCCTCGTCCACGACGCGAAACAGGTCGTCACGGTCGAAGACGACGGGTCCCTCGGAATCTACGAGGACGCCGCAATCGCGGTGGTTGACGGCGATGTCGCGCGTATCGGCGCGACGGGTCCCGTCACCCGCGAGTTCCCGCCGGAGAACGCGACCCACGTCGTCGATGCGAGCGGCAAAGCGGTGATTCCGGGGTTCGTTGACCCGCACACCCACGCGCTGTTCGCCGGGGACCGCTCGGACGAGTTCGAGGCGAAACTGCAGGGGAAGACGTATGGGGAAATCCTCTCCGACGGCGGCGGTATCCTCCGAACCGTCCGCGCGGTGCGGAAGGCGAGCGACGAGGAACTCCTCTCGAACCTGCTCTCGCACCTCGATACGATGCTCGCCCACGGGACGACGACGGTCGAGGTGAAATCCGGCTACGGGCTGGACACCGAAACCGAACTCAGAATGCTCGACGTCATCGCTCGGGCCGACGACCACCACGCGGTCGATGTCGTCCCGACCTTCATGGGGGCCCACGCGATTCCGGAAGGCCGGGACGCGGACGACTACGTGGATGAAGTCGTCGAGAAACAGATTCCGGCCGTCGTGGAACAGGGCGTCGCGGAGTTCTGCGACGTGTTTTGCGAGGAAGGCGTCTTCACAGTCCCGCAGTCCCGCCGCGTCCTGAAAACCGGCGAGGAGCAGGGATTGACCCCGAAGGTCCACGCCGAGGAACTCGCGCACATCGGCGGTTCGCAACTCGCCGCGAATCTCGGGGCGACGAGCGCGGACCACCTTCTCTACGCGACGGATGACGACATCGCCGCCCTGACCGACGCCGGTGTCGTCCCCGTCCTCCTGCCGGGAACCGCCTTCGGCCTCGGCGCGGAGTTCGCCGACGCCCGCGCGTTCCTCGATGCGGGCGCACCGGTGGCGATAGCGACGGACTTCAACCCGAACTGCCACTCCCAGAGCATGGGCTTCGCCTCGTCGCTCGCCTGCGTGGAGATGGGCATGACGCCCGCCGAGGCGCTGGTCGCCGGGACGAAACACGCCGCGATGGCGCTCGATATCGGAGACGGAACCGGGACGCTTCAACCGGGTACCCCGGCCGACATCGCGGTCATCGACGCACCGAGCTACGTTCACGTCCCGTACAACTTCGGCGTGAACACGGTCGAGACGGTGCTGAAGAACGGCGAGGTGGTCCATCATGAGTGA
- the hutG gene encoding formimidoylglutamase codes for MTGLNPPSEWRGTSSDPNDEQFGDVVEPISELDDDRLSEFDAVLLGEPFDHAVIGRKGAADGPAALRESLAGVKTHHFDAGPVGNVGDAGDLMLMLDSDEPNEVTTRLLQQEARILTNRLHDADALPVFLGGDNSFTYPNAAPLLEDGSLGVVNFDAHLDVREVRDDPTSGTPYRQLFDAGLDAYACVGARHFETSSRYADTVRESGGEVVTAEEVGDDAVSAIDTALESLDDVDAIYVSVDLDVLDAAFAPGVSAPTPGGISPRELFRMLRLAASDDRVAGFEVVECAPSLDRDDRTVNAGARAIAHFLSAVGGGQ; via the coding sequence ATGACCGGACTGAACCCACCGTCCGAATGGCGCGGCACGTCGTCCGATCCGAACGACGAACAGTTCGGCGATGTCGTAGAACCCATCTCGGAACTGGACGACGACCGCCTTTCCGAGTTCGACGCGGTACTCCTCGGCGAACCGTTCGACCACGCCGTCATCGGCCGAAAAGGCGCGGCGGACGGCCCGGCGGCGCTCCGCGAGAGCCTCGCCGGTGTGAAAACCCACCACTTCGACGCCGGACCGGTCGGCAACGTCGGCGACGCTGGCGACCTGATGCTCATGCTCGACTCGGACGAACCGAACGAGGTCACGACTCGACTGCTCCAGCAGGAGGCCCGCATCCTCACGAACCGACTCCACGACGCCGACGCGCTCCCCGTCTTCCTCGGCGGCGACAACTCCTTCACCTATCCGAACGCCGCACCGCTCCTCGAAGATGGTTCGCTCGGCGTTGTCAACTTCGACGCGCATCTCGACGTGCGCGAAGTGCGCGACGACCCGACCAGCGGCACGCCGTACCGTCAGCTGTTCGACGCGGGCCTCGACGCCTACGCCTGCGTCGGCGCGCGCCACTTCGAGACGAGTTCGAGGTACGCCGATACCGTCCGCGAATCGGGCGGCGAAGTCGTCACGGCCGAAGAGGTCGGCGACGATGCCGTCTCCGCCATCGACACCGCGCTGGAGTCGCTGGACGACGTTGACGCGATATACGTGAGCGTCGATTTGGACGTGCTCGACGCCGCGTTCGCACCCGGCGTCAGCGCGCCGACGCCGGGCGGCATCTCCCCCCGCGAACTGTTCCGCATGCTCCGGCTCGCCGCCAGCGACGACCGCGTTGCTGGTTTCGAAGTCGTGGAATGCGCCCCGTCGCTCGACCGCGACGACCGAACGGTGAACGCCGGTGCGCGGGCGATTGCCCACTTCCTCTCCGCCGTCGGAGGTGGCCAATGA
- the hutU gene encoding urocanate hydratase: MNDSSDPDHDIGDPSAQWRDYQGAPTGTDIECKGWRQEAALRMLNNNLDPDVGENPEELVVYGGTGRAARSWDAYDAIMAELRELDDDETLLVQSGKPVGRFTTHERAPRVLIANSNLVGKWDDWEHFHELEAKGLIMYGQMTAGSWAYIGTQGIIQGTYETLAALADEHYDGDLSGKIVVTGGLGGMGGAQPLAVTMNHGVCIAAEVDEGRIDRRIETGYCMEKTDDLDDAIEKATEAAENGEPYSVGVHINAADMLEGMLDRGFVPDVITDQTSAHDELEGYYPSGYSVEEADHLREEDPETYVEESLDTMARHVRGILDIQDAGAIAFEYGNNIRGQVKEHRDMQHAFDFPGFVPAYIRPLFCQGKGPFRWAALSGNPEDIHRTDEAVVDLFPEKEQLHRWIDLAQEQVEFQGLPSRVCWLGYATDDDGLTERARFALRINELVADGEIEAPIVVTRDHLDAGSVASPNRETEAMRDDSDAIADWPILNALLNCAAGADIVSVHDGGGVGIGNALHANNHVVLDGSELAAEKARRVFTTDPGMGVIRHADAGYDEAIEQAEKSNVAVPMRDRP, encoded by the coding sequence ATGAACGACTCATCGGACCCCGATCACGACATCGGCGACCCGAGCGCCCAGTGGCGCGACTATCAGGGTGCGCCCACCGGGACGGACATCGAGTGCAAGGGCTGGCGGCAGGAGGCGGCCCTCCGCATGCTGAACAACAACCTCGACCCGGACGTCGGCGAGAACCCCGAGGAACTCGTCGTCTACGGCGGGACGGGGCGGGCGGCCCGCTCGTGGGACGCCTACGACGCCATCATGGCCGAACTGCGCGAACTGGACGACGACGAGACGCTGCTCGTCCAGTCCGGCAAACCCGTCGGGCGATTCACGACGCACGAACGCGCGCCCCGCGTCCTCATCGCCAACTCCAACCTCGTCGGCAAGTGGGACGACTGGGAGCACTTCCACGAACTCGAAGCGAAGGGTCTCATCATGTACGGCCAGATGACGGCGGGGTCGTGGGCCTACATCGGTACGCAGGGAATCATCCAGGGGACCTACGAGACGCTGGCCGCGCTCGCCGACGAGCACTACGACGGCGACCTCTCCGGTAAAATCGTCGTCACGGGCGGTCTCGGCGGGATGGGCGGTGCCCAACCGCTCGCCGTCACGATGAACCACGGAGTCTGCATCGCGGCCGAGGTGGACGAGGGCCGAATCGACCGCCGCATCGAAACCGGCTACTGCATGGAAAAGACCGACGACTTGGACGACGCCATCGAGAAGGCGACGGAAGCCGCCGAGAACGGCGAACCGTACTCCGTCGGCGTCCACATCAACGCCGCCGACATGCTGGAGGGGATGCTCGACAGGGGATTCGTCCCGGACGTCATCACCGACCAGACGAGCGCCCACGACGAACTGGAGGGCTACTATCCGTCGGGCTATTCCGTCGAAGAAGCCGACCACCTCCGCGAGGAGGACCCCGAAACGTACGTCGAGGAGAGTCTGGACACGATGGCTCGCCACGTCCGAGGCATCCTCGACATTCAGGACGCGGGTGCTATCGCCTTCGAGTACGGCAACAACATCCGCGGACAGGTGAAAGAACACCGCGACATGCAACACGCGTTCGATTTCCCCGGATTCGTCCCCGCCTACATCCGCCCGCTGTTCTGTCAGGGCAAGGGTCCTTTCCGCTGGGCCGCGCTCTCCGGCAACCCCGAGGACATCCACCGCACCGACGAGGCCGTCGTGGACCTGTTTCCCGAGAAGGAGCAACTCCACCGCTGGATAGACCTCGCACAGGAGCAGGTCGAGTTTCAGGGACTTCCCTCGCGGGTCTGTTGGCTCGGCTACGCTACGGATGACGACGGCCTCACCGAACGCGCTCGCTTCGCCCTCCGAATCAACGAACTCGTCGCGGACGGTGAAATCGAGGCCCCCATCGTCGTCACCCGCGACCACCTCGACGCCGGGTCCGTCGCCAGCCCCAACCGCGAGACGGAAGCCATGCGCGACGACTCGGACGCCATCGCCGACTGGCCGATTCTCAACGCCCTGCTCAACTGCGCGGCGGGCGCGGACATCGTGTCCGTCCACGACGGCGGCGGCGTCGGCATCGGCAACGCGCTTCACGCGAACAACCACGTCGTCCTCGACGGCTCCGAGTTGGCCGCCGAGAAGGCCCGCCGTGTGTTCACCACCGACCCGGGAATGGGCGTGATTCGCCACGCCGACGCGGGCTACGACGAGGCGATAGAACAGGCCGAGAAATCGAACGTCGCGGTTCCGATGCGTGACCGACCATGA
- a CDS encoding helix-turn-helix domain-containing protein: MHEVVMRIEQPSVPAEATAGTETAVELWCNDHCDLLHLSGPDGEAVLERIERLVGVQELLVEGDERVAMTEACLKEHESDTVESFLARHNCLLVPPLRYVAGEKWCRILALDSANLTALYRDLVTTFPVTIESKREIRAVSGDRPLLTPETALPDLSSRQQEALVLAVEMGYYRIPRETTTSEIAAEMGVERRTLEEHLRRAENKIVGGMVSFYGGRGNV; this comes from the coding sequence ATGCACGAGGTCGTGATGCGAATCGAACAGCCGAGCGTTCCGGCGGAAGCGACGGCGGGAACCGAAACGGCGGTCGAGTTGTGGTGTAACGACCACTGTGACCTGTTGCACCTCAGCGGCCCGGACGGGGAAGCCGTCCTCGAACGCATCGAACGGCTCGTCGGCGTGCAGGAACTACTGGTCGAGGGCGACGAACGGGTGGCGATGACCGAAGCGTGTCTGAAAGAGCACGAATCCGACACCGTGGAGTCGTTTCTCGCCCGCCACAACTGCCTGCTCGTCCCGCCGTTGCGGTACGTCGCCGGTGAGAAGTGGTGTCGGATACTGGCGCTCGATTCGGCGAACCTGACAGCGCTGTACCGCGACCTCGTAACGACGTTTCCGGTGACGATAGAATCGAAGCGCGAAATCAGGGCTGTTTCGGGTGACAGACCGCTTCTCACGCCGGAAACCGCGTTACCCGACCTTTCGTCGCGTCAGCAGGAAGCGTTGGTGTTGGCGGTCGAGATGGGGTACTATCGGATTCCGCGCGAGACCACGACGAGCGAAATCGCGGCGGAGATGGGCGTCGAGCGGCGGACACTGGAGGAGCACCTGCGACGGGCGGAGAACAAGATAGTCGGCGGAATGGTGTCGTTCTACGGCGGCCGTGGCAACGTCTGA
- a CDS encoding ribbon-helix-helix protein, CopG family: MGNKNKTISFRVNEDAFETLREIAEKRDISLSAVFRDYVDLLVAHDGKVKVVPENQIGEESDESSFPPKVEVPKSFVREHERLELEAEHLREQLQEHKEYVRHLQTKVGDEEDEEVIQLEELDDELESDEPFRLG, translated from the coding sequence ATGGGCAACAAAAACAAGACGATTTCCTTCCGGGTGAACGAGGACGCGTTCGAAACCCTGCGGGAGATCGCCGAAAAGCGCGACATTTCGCTGTCGGCAGTGTTCCGTGACTACGTGGATCTGCTGGTCGCCCATGACGGGAAAGTCAAAGTCGTTCCGGAAAATCAGATCGGGGAGGAAAGCGACGAGAGTTCGTTCCCGCCGAAAGTCGAGGTCCCGAAGAGCTTCGTCCGCGAACACGAGCGCCTCGAACTGGAAGCCGAACACCTCCGCGAACAGCTACAGGAACACAAGGAGTACGTCCGCCACCTCCAGACGAAGGTCGGCGACGAGGAAGACGAGGAAGTCATCCAACTGGAGGAGTTGGACGACGAACTGGAGAGCGACGAACCGTTCCGATTGGGGTAG
- a CDS encoding DUF5814 domain-containing protein, translating to MAITDKIYVKNHRQISSQLETNIPKGAFKGATLDILFQGDGLQKLDEATRDRVLDFAEDFLDCDCQSNPYCGCPERKFMRYLLELREGGLGPDAIVDVMTDDYLVYAYPGDILSFLDDSVRTLEAVEELARVEGDDSMESRSRQKKHSLSG from the coding sequence GTGGCTATCACGGACAAAATCTACGTCAAAAACCATCGGCAGATTTCCTCGCAACTGGAGACGAACATCCCGAAAGGGGCGTTCAAGGGCGCGACCCTCGACATCCTGTTTCAGGGTGACGGTCTCCAGAAACTCGACGAGGCGACGCGGGACCGCGTGCTCGACTTCGCCGAGGACTTTCTGGATTGTGACTGCCAGAGCAACCCCTACTGTGGCTGCCCGGAGCGGAAGTTCATGCGTTACCTCCTCGAACTCCGGGAGGGCGGCCTCGGCCCCGACGCCATCGTGGACGTGATGACCGACGACTATCTGGTGTACGCCTATCCGGGCGACATCCTCTCCTTTTTGGACGACTCGGTTCGGACGCTCGAAGCCGTCGAGGAACTCGCCCGCGTCGAGGGCGACGACTCGATGGAATCACGGTCGCGGCAGAAGAAACACTCGCTGTCGGGCTGA
- a CDS encoding polyprenyl synthetase family protein: MEYLMARRTLVEDRLEEVVERVEPRELSEQLAHTALSGGKRVRPTVAMLACEAAGGDAENAVDFGVGIELVHDASLVVDDIIDRSDVRRGTESAWAEYGYGRAIIASDGMLGEAFELFSSDPRAMEVVAESMIELGMGEASELVATPSNQSEYMELARRKTGALFRAAAELGAIAADADPETIDAFGEYAERVGIAFQIRDDVLDATADPDDLGKPTGQDEEIGRPSIVQVTDLSAEEANELAHKQSDAALAALDRVDAPDSAALDYLRDFAEFVVTREH; the protein is encoded by the coding sequence ATGGAGTACCTGATGGCCCGCAGGACGCTCGTCGAAGACCGGTTGGAGGAGGTCGTCGAGCGGGTCGAACCACGCGAACTGTCGGAGCAGTTGGCCCACACGGCACTCTCGGGTGGCAAACGGGTTCGGCCGACCGTCGCCATGCTGGCCTGTGAGGCCGCGGGTGGCGATGCCGAGAACGCCGTCGATTTCGGCGTCGGTATCGAATTGGTTCACGACGCGTCGCTCGTCGTGGACGACATCATCGACCGGTCGGACGTGCGGCGCGGGACGGAGAGCGCGTGGGCTGAGTACGGTTACGGCCGGGCCATCATCGCCAGCGACGGGATGCTCGGCGAGGCGTTCGAACTGTTTTCCTCGGACCCCCGCGCGATGGAAGTCGTCGCGGAGTCGATGATTGAACTCGGGATGGGCGAGGCGTCTGAACTCGTCGCCACGCCGTCGAACCAGTCCGAGTACATGGAACTCGCCCGCCGGAAGACGGGCGCGCTGTTTCGTGCCGCCGCCGAACTCGGTGCCATCGCGGCCGACGCCGACCCGGAAACTATCGACGCCTTCGGCGAGTACGCCGAGCGCGTCGGCATCGCCTTCCAGATCCGGGACGACGTGCTCGACGCCACGGCGGACCCAGACGACCTCGGCAAACCCACAGGTCAAGACGAAGAAATCGGCCGCCCCTCCATCGTCCAAGTGACCGACCTCAGCGCGGAGGAGGCCAACGAACTCGCGCACAAACAGTCCGACGCGGCGCTGGCCGCCCTCGATAGAGTTGACGCACCCGATTCCGCCGCGCTGGACTACTTGCGCGACTTCGCCGAGTTCGTCGTCACGCGCGAACACTGA
- a CDS encoding electron transfer flavoprotein subunit alpha/FixB family protein, with protein MSDVLAVTEHRRGELRDESFEVISAGRELADDAGGDLHLAVISGDVDSYADTLNRDGVDTIHTVEYGEEFNHDVYAQAIEALFADLEPTFVLMPNSVNGLDYAPAVANSLDLPLVTDVIGFEYDGGLTATREMYGSKVETTVEVEGDQFALTTRGAEWPEAEGVGEADVSAFDFDPDEDAIRSTVTGFEEVGAGDVDISEAEFLVSIGRGIEEEDNLPLIEDLVEATGATLSSSRPIVDNGWLPKNRQVGQSGSQVTPTVYLAIGISGAVQHVAGMKGSDTIIAINNDPNAPIFDIADYGIVGDLFDVVPELIEQFE; from the coding sequence ATGAGCGACGTCCTCGCGGTCACGGAACACCGCCGCGGCGAACTCCGCGACGAGAGCTTCGAAGTCATCTCCGCCGGGCGCGAACTCGCCGACGACGCGGGCGGCGACCTGCACCTCGCCGTCATCAGCGGCGACGTCGATTCTTACGCCGACACGCTGAACCGCGACGGTGTGGACACGATTCACACCGTCGAATACGGCGAGGAGTTCAACCACGACGTGTACGCGCAGGCCATCGAGGCGCTGTTCGCCGACCTCGAACCGACGTTCGTCCTCATGCCCAACAGCGTGAACGGACTCGACTACGCGCCCGCGGTCGCCAACAGCCTCGACCTGCCGCTCGTAACCGACGTCATCGGCTTCGAGTACGATGGCGGGCTCACGGCGACGCGCGAGATGTACGGGTCGAAAGTCGAGACCACGGTCGAAGTCGAAGGGGACCAGTTCGCCCTCACGACCCGTGGCGCGGAGTGGCCGGAAGCGGAGGGCGTCGGTGAAGCCGACGTGTCCGCGTTCGACTTCGACCCCGACGAGGATGCCATTCGCTCGACGGTCACCGGTTTCGAGGAAGTCGGCGCTGGCGACGTGGACATCAGCGAGGCCGAGTTCCTCGTCAGCATCGGTCGCGGTATCGAGGAGGAGGACAACCTCCCGCTCATCGAGGACCTCGTGGAAGCGACCGGCGCGACGCTCTCGTCGTCGCGTCCCATCGTGGACAACGGCTGGCTCCCGAAGAACCGACAGGTCGGCCAGTCCGGTTCGCAGGTGACACCGACGGTGTACCTCGCTATCGGTATCTCCGGTGCGGTTCAGCACGTCGCCGGGATGAAGGGGTCGGACACCATCATCGCCATCAACAACGACCCGAACGCGCCCATCTTCGACATCGCCGACTATGGTATCGTGGGCGACCTGTTCGACGTGGTGCCGGAACTCATCGAGCAGTTCGAATAA
- a CDS encoding electron transfer flavoprotein subunit beta/FixA family protein, which translates to MKVLVTVKEVAELADDFEVDGTEVDDRYLEYDLNEWDDYAVEEGVQMNEAGVADEVVTVTIGPERAEETIRMALAKGADRSIRVWDEALEDPDLLDVETKTKILSAVVAEEDPDLVLTGVQAGDDAFGATGVALADEIDFEWGAVVNALDMDADEGVAHVHRELEGGVEELTDIELPAVLTIQTGINEPRYASLRGIRQAQSKEIAPKTLDDLGLDADAVESDLKLTDMYEPESESDAEIFEGDAGETAGKLADVLREKGVVQ; encoded by the coding sequence ATGAAGGTCCTTGTAACGGTAAAAGAAGTCGCCGAACTCGCGGATGACTTCGAAGTGGACGGGACCGAGGTAGACGACCGCTACCTCGAATATGACCTGAACGAGTGGGACGACTACGCCGTCGAGGAAGGCGTCCAGATGAACGAAGCGGGCGTCGCCGACGAAGTGGTGACCGTCACCATCGGCCCGGAACGCGCCGAGGAGACGATTCGGATGGCGCTCGCCAAGGGCGCTGACCGCTCGATTCGCGTGTGGGACGAGGCGCTCGAAGACCCCGACCTGCTCGACGTGGAGACGAAAACCAAAATCCTCTCCGCCGTCGTCGCGGAGGAGGACCCGGACCTCGTGCTGACCGGTGTGCAAGCCGGAGATGACGCGTTCGGTGCGACCGGTGTTGCACTCGCGGACGAGATCGACTTCGAGTGGGGTGCGGTCGTCAACGCGCTCGACATGGACGCCGATGAAGGCGTCGCGCACGTCCACCGCGAACTCGAGGGTGGCGTCGAGGAGTTGACGGACATCGAACTCCCCGCCGTGCTGACCATCCAGACGGGTATCAACGAACCGCGATACGCCAGTCTGCGCGGCATCCGACAGGCACAGTCGAAGGAAATCGCGCCCAAGACGCTCGACGACCTCGGCCTCGACGCCGACGCCGTTGAGAGCGACCTGAAACTGACGGACATGTACGAACCCGAGAGCGAGAGCGACGCGGAAATATTCGAAGGTGACGCCGGGGAGACGGCCGGGAAACTTGCTGACGTTCTCCGCGAGAAGGGGGTCGTCCAATGA
- a CDS encoding helix-turn-helix transcriptional regulator: MRSHFALLVVLLSLLASGTALAAGDVQTHPAATDFVVGDRSAVNETPTNGTTIQITPRANGDAHWNVSMDFSLHDENETEAFKRLGRDFKQGDSSVGFSAETFREIAKREQAETGREMKIRSVNRDYTVSNETGMLTLSFIWTNFTRVNGDKIYLGDAFLLDDGESTWFRSLSANQNLFIHSPDEYEIQNSNFGHNNGTITLSGPMTIRSPTGGGRFIRVTYAEDSRPVEQSTPLLAYIAGFVILVGIVGAGVYAFTQRDRDGPGTDSEHTDEEPIPSTTPDTDPEPEDDEPNLELLSDEERVEHLLKRNGGRMKQATIVKETNWSNAKVSQLLSAMSDSDRIDKLRIGRENLITLPGEDVTDFDDE, from the coding sequence ATGCGGTCACATTTCGCCCTCCTCGTGGTCCTCCTTTCCCTTTTAGCCTCGGGAACCGCCCTTGCGGCGGGTGATGTGCAGACTCATCCGGCTGCTACCGATTTCGTAGTGGGAGACCGCAGTGCGGTCAACGAAACGCCGACGAACGGGACGACGATACAGATTACGCCACGGGCCAATGGCGACGCTCACTGGAACGTTTCGATGGATTTCTCGCTTCACGACGAAAACGAAACGGAGGCGTTCAAGCGCTTGGGGCGTGATTTCAAGCAAGGCGACAGCAGTGTCGGCTTTTCGGCGGAAACGTTCCGAGAAATCGCAAAACGCGAGCAGGCCGAAACCGGTCGCGAGATGAAAATACGGAGCGTCAACCGCGATTACACCGTGAGCAACGAAACCGGTATGCTGACTCTCTCGTTCATCTGGACGAATTTCACCCGTGTGAACGGCGATAAAATCTATCTTGGGGACGCGTTCTTGCTCGACGACGGGGAGTCCACGTGGTTCCGTTCGCTGTCCGCGAACCAAAATCTCTTCATTCACTCCCCCGACGAGTACGAGATTCAAAACTCGAATTTCGGTCACAACAACGGGACGATTACCCTCAGTGGCCCGATGACGATTCGTTCCCCGACCGGCGGTGGTCGCTTTATTCGAGTGACGTACGCCGAAGATTCCCGCCCGGTCGAGCAATCGACTCCACTATTGGCGTATATCGCCGGATTCGTGATCCTCGTGGGAATCGTCGGTGCTGGCGTCTACGCGTTCACCCAACGAGATAGGGACGGACCGGGAACCGATTCCGAACACACGGACGAGGAACCCATCCCATCGACGACACCTGACACCGACCCCGAACCGGAAGACGACGAACCGAACCTCGAACTCCTCTCCGACGAGGAGCGCGTCGAGCATCTACTGAAACGGAACGGCGGTCGGATGAAACAGGCGACCATCGTCAAGGAGACGAACTGGTCGAACGCGAAGGTGTCCCAACTCCTCTCGGCGATGAGCGATTCCGACCGAATCGACAAACTCCGTATCGGTCGGGAGAACCTCATCACGCTTCCCGGCGAGGACGTGACCGACTTCGACGACGAGTAA
- a CDS encoding DUF7096 domain-containing protein: protein MSRVSSILLVALLLFCSPAAAFGVGSQPASSTQPSANNPAKPPGFNETSSHLSLGTPERSETYTSSLSLSTTLEMDRNKVQSQQKMYTLDEKLSNADDDEERYQLLTRFRTDLELELSSLKNKERSASKQFNNQEIGVREYVERLAMLDSRADDVNRAIDHMKTKGKSVIQFAPHEYELRADLIPLRGEVRNNVVESVRSGTGSKYVYVATTSDGTVLSTVLGNKYVREAYRSDYRNSSLDSYLTGREKTNITVNSYPWVKEKNPGTSSNIQYKKGVSETKMVYPQGVITAYLDSGTEKIYREIQYKLLTGDNHTPYGTAIRNNSTDLHLAVNRTYPGGPLRINLTDANGDPVQSTIEIGENEVGETDSDGILLTVSPRRTFTVSARHGSERVNVTVTPYGVTRTNATNGPPQDIAG from the coding sequence ATGAGCCGGGTGTCCTCTATCCTGCTAGTAGCCCTCCTCCTCTTCTGTTCGCCTGCCGCTGCGTTCGGAGTCGGCTCGCAACCCGCATCTTCGACGCAGCCGAGTGCGAACAATCCCGCGAAACCGCCGGGGTTCAACGAGACATCCTCCCACCTGAGCCTCGGAACGCCGGAACGGAGCGAGACGTACACCTCATCACTGAGCCTCAGCACCACGCTCGAAATGGACAGGAACAAGGTTCAGTCGCAGCAGAAGATGTACACGCTCGACGAGAAACTATCGAATGCGGACGACGATGAGGAGAGATATCAGCTCCTTACTCGGTTTAGAACCGATCTCGAATTGGAACTATCGTCGCTAAAAAACAAAGAACGGAGCGCGAGCAAGCAGTTCAACAATCAGGAGATTGGAGTACGCGAATATGTTGAACGGCTTGCCATGCTCGATAGCAGGGCGGACGATGTAAACCGCGCGATCGATCACATGAAAACGAAGGGGAAAAGCGTCATCCAATTCGCGCCACACGAGTACGAACTTCGAGCGGATTTGATACCCCTCCGTGGAGAGGTTCGCAACAACGTGGTCGAGAGCGTTCGCAGTGGAACCGGTTCGAAGTACGTCTACGTAGCGACGACGAGCGATGGAACCGTGTTGTCGACCGTACTCGGCAACAAATACGTTCGAGAAGCGTATCGATCCGATTACCGAAACAGCAGTTTGGATAGTTACCTCACGGGGCGGGAGAAGACCAATATCACAGTGAACAGCTATCCGTGGGTAAAAGAGAAGAATCCCGGAACGTCTTCGAACATACAGTACAAGAAAGGCGTGTCGGAAACCAAGATGGTCTATCCACAGGGCGTCATCACGGCGTATCTCGACAGCGGGACGGAGAAAATCTATCGAGAGATACAGTACAAGCTCCTCACCGGAGACAACCACACACCCTACGGCACGGCCATACGGAACAACAGCACCGATCTCCACCTCGCCGTCAATCGAACGTATCCGGGCGGACCACTGCGGATAAACCTGACCGACGCGAACGGTGACCCGGTTCAGTCCACTATCGAAATCGGGGAAAACGAGGTCGGAGAGACCGATTCAGACGGAATTCTGTTAACGGTTTCCCCGCGGCGGACGTTCACCGTCTCGGCGAGACACGGCTCCGAGAGGGTAAACGTAACAGTAACCCCGTACGGTGTTACCCGAACGAACGCGACGAACGGGCCGCCGCAAGACATCGCCGGGTAG